A genome region from Pseudomonas helmanticensis includes the following:
- a CDS encoding HPP family protein — translation MLARWLPAAINTRPSEWSRAAIGMALGTLFSVWFCAQVFGHEVAYHLIGPLGASAVLLFAVSSGALAQPWSILGGYLSAGVVALLVAHVLGRTLGSACLAAGMALILMCWLRCLHPPAGALALTLVLADPATIALDWKAMAPVMLGAACMLLSALAYNNLTRIRYPKRPAEPAPLVAPVDTQAITAEDLKLALADMQAFIDITPEDLEQLIHASELHAKRRSITATFT, via the coding sequence ATGCTCGCACGCTGGTTGCCCGCCGCCATCAATACCCGCCCCTCCGAATGGAGCCGCGCCGCCATCGGCATGGCGTTGGGCACGCTGTTCAGCGTGTGGTTCTGCGCGCAGGTGTTCGGGCATGAAGTCGCCTATCACCTGATCGGTCCGCTGGGCGCCTCGGCGGTGTTGCTGTTTGCCGTGTCGTCTGGCGCCCTCGCCCAGCCGTGGTCGATTCTCGGCGGTTATTTGTCTGCCGGTGTCGTCGCCTTGCTCGTGGCCCACGTACTCGGCCGAACCTTGGGCAGCGCTTGCCTGGCGGCGGGCATGGCGCTGATCCTGATGTGCTGGCTGCGTTGCCTGCACCCACCCGCTGGCGCGTTGGCACTGACGCTGGTGCTGGCCGACCCCGCGACCATCGCCCTCGACTGGAAAGCCATGGCACCGGTGATGCTCGGCGCCGCGTGCATGCTGCTCAGTGCCCTCGCCTACAACAACCTGACGCGCATCCGTTACCCGAAACGCCCGGCCGAACCGGCGCCGCTGGTGGCGCCCGTCGACACTCAGGCGATCACCGCCGAAGACCTCAAACTCGCCTTGGCGGACATGCAAGCCTTCATCGACATCACCCCCGAAGACCTCGAACAACTGATCCACGCCAGCGAACTGCACGCCAAACGCCGCAGCATTACCGCCACCTTCACCTGA
- a CDS encoding ArnT family glycosyltransferase codes for MAACVRRRLITLSPDIRRQSLILGLLAFLLFMAGVYGQAPIGFDSRFVLFAQEMLRHGPTWFPTTYGQPYADYSALSTVFIWVLSLPFGTVNAFAAWAPSAIAGAVIVTLMYRLLAPYSRRWALISIALLLLTSTFVTEVRAVSQDLMLAAVALAVFYLGYAHEHFAGGRRWPLIFALLLLGFGVRGPIGLVVPTGMLCSYYLLNREWSRLLVFGVLASVLLAACIGLLLWLAQVSGGPAFVQDVIRMQFMGRMDGSEGVSGSLYYFTSSLGNYALAYPLALLALAATWLSKPQQRGPALRLVQYCAAAGLIVMLGLSIPQAKKARYLLPMLPMAAIIAAYPFQVMHGRVFRWLRGLLLGLWLLTPGLLLVTLLIARRRFPEQLSEITLVAIALGVLQLAALSRLLIPRWRAEVLALCAVLAVWTVYAAVFEPVERRLYDTQAFSRAVFAQVEQAPAPLVLHGMGKDAKAIKFMVNLEQDLQPQFTESVQQLEALKAPAWLMMDRGDLQSLKGTPLEQLQPVLSGRFDKNDYVLLHLKPL; via the coding sequence GCGCTTTGTGTTGTTCGCGCAAGAAATGCTGCGTCATGGACCGACCTGGTTTCCGACAACGTATGGCCAGCCGTACGCTGACTATTCAGCGCTGTCGACGGTATTCATCTGGGTGTTGTCGTTGCCCTTCGGCACGGTCAACGCCTTTGCCGCGTGGGCGCCGAGTGCAATTGCCGGCGCGGTGATCGTGACGTTGATGTATCGGCTGTTGGCACCCTATTCGCGGCGCTGGGCGTTGATCAGCATTGCGCTGTTGTTGCTCACCAGCACTTTTGTCACTGAAGTGCGCGCGGTGTCGCAGGACTTGATGCTCGCCGCAGTGGCACTTGCGGTGTTTTATCTGGGTTATGCCCATGAGCATTTTGCCGGCGGGCGGCGCTGGCCGTTGATTTTCGCTTTGCTGTTGCTGGGTTTCGGTGTTCGCGGGCCGATCGGCCTGGTGGTGCCGACCGGCATGCTGTGCAGTTATTACCTGCTCAACCGAGAGTGGTCACGGTTGCTGGTGTTTGGTGTGCTCGCCTCGGTGTTGCTGGCCGCCTGTATTGGCCTGTTGTTGTGGCTGGCGCAGGTCAGCGGCGGGCCGGCATTCGTGCAGGACGTGATCCGCATGCAGTTCATGGGACGCATGGACGGCAGCGAAGGCGTCAGCGGTTCGCTGTATTACTTCACCAGCTCGCTGGGCAACTATGCGCTGGCGTACCCGCTGGCATTGCTCGCGTTGGCGGCGACCTGGCTGAGCAAACCACAGCAGCGCGGCCCGGCATTGCGCCTGGTGCAGTATTGCGCGGCGGCCGGCTTGATCGTGATGCTCGGCTTGTCGATTCCGCAGGCGAAAAAGGCGCGCTATCTGCTGCCGATGTTGCCCATGGCGGCGATCATCGCGGCGTATCCGTTTCAGGTGATGCATGGGCGGGTGTTCCGCTGGTTGCGCGGTTTGCTCCTGGGTCTGTGGCTGCTGACGCCGGGATTGTTGCTGGTCACGCTGCTGATTGCGCGGCGCAGGTTTCCCGAGCAATTGAGTGAGATCACCTTGGTTGCGATCGCGCTGGGTGTGTTGCAACTGGCGGCACTCTCGCGTCTGTTGATCCCGCGCTGGCGTGCAGAAGTGCTCGCGCTGTGTGCCGTGTTGGCAGTGTGGACGGTGTATGCGGCCGTGTTCGAACCGGTGGAACGGCGGCTGTATGACACGCAGGCGTTCAGTCGCGCAGTGTTCGCGCAGGTAGAGCAGGCACCGGCGCCGCTGGTACTGCACGGCATGGGCAAAGACGCCAAGGCGATCAAGTTCATGGTCAATCTTGAGCAGGACCTGCAACCGCAGTTCACTGAATCGGTGCAACAACTGGAAGCGCTCAAGGCGCCGGCGTGGCTGATGATGGATCGCGGCGATTTGCAATCGCTCAAGGGCACGCCGCTGGAACAGCTGCAACCGGTGCTCAGCGGCCGTTTCGACAAAAACGATTACGTCCTCCTGCACCTGAAACCCTTGTAG
- a CDS encoding MFS transporter, whose protein sequence is MATYSRFIRRLMISSLTVVVSRALIGPLLTLFLSNKLDLNPQDVGLLLGIAVFSATLLSLYGGYIIDRLDKRQLLILTMLSSGIGLILLTFAQNLYLVTLVLIISETASALFMICSKAILSENLPVGQRVKAFSLNYTLTNIGYAVGPMIGVVIAGIQPSAPFIVAGAIAIGSIFLLLGAGKDAKPIAPPGQPQSFLKTLVILKNDRTMILFTLGCLLSTLVHGRFTLYLSQYLLVTHTQQQTLDTMAALLACNAITVILLQYQIGRFLTREHLRHWIAGGTALFIGGLIGFSVADSLVGWCVAMFIFTLGEMIIYPADFLFVDTLAPEELRGSYYGAQNLAALGGAVSPVMCGFLLMHTPAPSMFYALSALAALGGYLCFVSCRRAASMQK, encoded by the coding sequence GTGGCCACCTACTCACGCTTCATCCGCCGGTTGATGATCAGCTCGCTGACCGTCGTCGTCAGCCGCGCCCTGATCGGCCCGCTGCTGACCCTGTTCCTCAGCAACAAACTCGACCTAAACCCGCAAGACGTCGGCCTGCTGCTGGGCATCGCGGTCTTCAGCGCCACGCTGTTGTCGCTGTACGGCGGCTACATCATCGATCGGCTGGACAAGCGCCAGTTGCTAATCCTGACCATGCTCTCCAGCGGTATCGGCCTGATCCTGCTGACCTTCGCGCAAAACCTGTACCTGGTGACGCTGGTGCTGATCATCAGCGAAACCGCCTCGGCGCTGTTCATGATCTGCTCCAAGGCGATCCTCAGTGAAAACCTACCGGTCGGCCAACGGGTCAAGGCGTTTTCGCTGAACTACACGCTGACCAATATCGGCTATGCCGTCGGCCCGATGATCGGCGTGGTGATTGCCGGTATCCAGCCGTCAGCGCCGTTTATCGTCGCCGGGGCGATTGCCATTGGCAGCATTTTTCTCCTGCTCGGGGCCGGCAAAGACGCCAAGCCGATTGCGCCGCCTGGTCAGCCGCAAAGCTTTCTGAAGACCCTGGTCATCCTCAAGAATGACCGCACGATGATCCTGTTTACCCTCGGTTGCCTGCTCAGCACGCTGGTGCACGGACGCTTCACCCTGTACCTGTCGCAATACCTGCTGGTGACCCACACCCAGCAACAGACGCTCGACACCATGGCCGCCCTGCTCGCCTGCAATGCGATCACGGTGATCCTGTTGCAATACCAGATCGGCCGTTTCCTCACGCGCGAACATCTGCGCCACTGGATTGCCGGCGGCACCGCGCTGTTCATCGGCGGGCTGATCGGTTTCAGCGTCGCCGACAGCCTGGTTGGCTGGTGCGTGGCGATGTTCATTTTCACCTTGGGCGAGATGATCATTTACCCGGCAGACTTTCTGTTTGTCGACACGCTAGCCCCGGAGGAACTGCGCGGCAGCTACTACGGCGCGCAGAATCTGGCAGCACTGGGTGGCGCGGTGAGCCCGGTGATGTGCGGCTTTCTGTTGATGCACACACCGGCACCGAGCATGTTCTATGCCTTGAGCGCATTGGCGGCATTGGGCGGGTATTTGTGCTTCGTCAGCTGCCGAAGAGCCGCCTCAATGCAAAAATAA
- a CDS encoding GNAT family N-acetyltransferase has translation MNMLIRLARPADAVALPAIERSAAELFRRDPSLAWLADAEVPDVAQHLLAIQHKHVWVAENTEGQLAGFLRAVQIDGQLHIEELSVSQGFQGQGIGRALVTAAIEKARQQQLQAVTLTTFRDLPWNAPFYQRMGFIELPPAHTFGHLQDALQSEIAHHFPAERRCAMHLPTNPL, from the coding sequence ATGAATATGCTCATTCGTCTTGCACGGCCCGCTGACGCGGTTGCCCTCCCCGCCATCGAACGTTCGGCTGCCGAACTGTTTCGTCGTGATCCCTCACTGGCCTGGCTGGCTGACGCCGAGGTGCCGGATGTCGCGCAGCACTTATTGGCGATCCAGCACAAACACGTGTGGGTGGCTGAAAACACCGAGGGGCAACTGGCCGGGTTTCTTCGCGCGGTGCAAATCGATGGACAATTGCATATTGAAGAACTGTCCGTCAGTCAGGGCTTTCAGGGCCAGGGCATCGGTCGTGCACTGGTGACGGCAGCCATTGAGAAGGCCCGCCAGCAACAATTGCAGGCAGTGACATTGACCACGTTTCGCGACCTGCCGTGGAATGCGCCGTTCTATCAACGCATGGGTTTTATCGAGTTGCCGCCCGCACACACCTTTGGCCATCTACAGGACGCACTACAGTCTGAAATCGCCCACCACTTTCCCGCAGAACGCCGCTGCGCCATGCACCTGCCCACCAATCCCCTTTAG